A genome region from Solanum pennellii chromosome 12, SPENNV200 includes the following:
- the LOC107007067 gene encoding ketol-acid reductoisomerase, chloroplastic-like has protein sequence MATPATTSFSISTSSSSAVSSSSKSLKPALSSNLGFLSTSSMSLKALRAKSYSYNVSSSGGPLNVRMVAAPAAVKAPMSLDFETSVFKKEKVTLSGHDEYIVKGGRDLFKLLPDAFKGIKQIGVIGWGSQGPAQAQNLRDSLAEANSDIVVKIGLRKGSRSFAEARATGFTEENGTLGDLYETISGSDLVLLLISDAAQADNYEEVFSHMKPNSILGLSHGFLLGHLQSLDLDFPKNVSVIAVCPKGMGPSVRRLYVQGKEINGAGINASFAVHQDIDGRAADVALGWSVALGSPFTFATTLEQEYRSDIFGERGILLGAVHGIVESLFRRYTENGMSEELAYKNTVECITGNISRTISTKGMLALYNSLDAEGKKVFATAYSASYYPCMEILYECYEDVATGSEIRSVVLAGRRFSEKEGLPAFPMGKIDQTRMWKVGERVRATRPSGDLGPLYPFTAGVYVALMMAQIEVLRKKGHSYSEIINESVIESVDSLNPFMHARGVSFMVDNCSTTARLGSRKWAPRFDYNLTQQALVAVDNNLPINMALMTDFVCDPVHEAIEVCARLRPTVDISVPADADFVRPELRQTVN, from the exons ATGGCGACACCGGCGACTACTTCTTTCTCCATTTCCACCTCCTCCTCCTCGGCCGTTTCTTCCTCAAGCAAATCATTGAAGCCTGCTCTTTCCAGTAACTTAGGGTTCCTTTCTACTTCATCTATGTCGCTTAAGGCTCTCAGAGCTAAATCTTACTCCTACAATGTGTCTAGCTCAGGCGGACCACTTAATGTTCGTATGGTTGCTGCTCCTGCTGCTGTAAAGGCACCGATGTCTCTCGATTTTGAAACGTCTGTTTTTAAGAAGGAGAAAGTTACCCTTTCTGGACACGACGAG TACATTGTGAAAGGAGGGAGAGATTTGTTCAAGTTGTTGCCGGATGCATTCAAGGGAATCAAGCAGATTGGAGTCATTGGCTGGGGTTCTCAG GGACCAGCTCAAGCCCAGAACTTGAGGGATTCTCTTGCAGAAGCAAATTCTGATATAGTCGTTAAG ATTGGTTTGAGAAAGGGTTCTCGCTCCTTTGCTGAGGCTCGTGCAACTGGGTTTACTGAAGAAAATGGTACCTTGGGAGACTTGTATGAAACTATCTCCGGAAGCGATCTAGTGCTGCTTTTGATTTCTGATGCAGCTCAG GCTGACAACTATGAAGAAGTGTTTTCTCACATGAAACCAAATAGTATACTTGGTCTTTCGCATGGATTCCTTCTTGGCCATTTGCAGTCATTGGACCTTGACTTTCCCAAGAATGTCAGTGTGATTGCTGTATGTCCCAAGGGAATGGGCCCGTCTGTCCGGAGATTATATGTACAAGGAAAAGAAATCAATGGTGCTGGAATCAATGCAAGTTTTGCAGTTCACCAG GATATAGATGGAAGAGCCGCTGATGTTGCTCTTGGGTGGTCAGTTGCCCTTGGTTCCCCCTTTACATTTGCAACCACCCTGGAACAGGAATACAGAAGCGATATATTTGGCGAGCGAG GTATATTACTTGGTGCTGTCCATGGCATTGTCGAGTCTTTGTTCAGAAGGTACACGGAAAATGGAATGAGTGAAGAGCTTGCATACAAGAATACTGTTGAGTGCATAACCGGAAACATTTCGAGGACAATATCAACAAAG GGTATGTTAGCTCTATACAATTCATTGGATGCGGAAGGCAAGAAGGTGTTCGCAACTGCATATAGTGCTTCATATTACCCTTGCATGGAGATCTTGTATGAGTGCTATGAAGATGTTGCAACAGGTAGTGAGATCAGGAGTGTTGTCTTGGCAGGTCGCCGCTTTTCT GAGAAAGAGGGGTTACCAGCTTTCCCAATGGGCAAAATAGACCAGACAAGGATGTGGAAAGTTGGTGAGCGTGTTCGTGCAACACGGCCATCTGGTGATCTGGGTCCTCTCTATCCTTTCACTGCTGGTGTCTATGTCGCATTGATGATGGCTCAG ATTGAGGTTCTGAGGAAGAAAGGCCACTCTTACTCAGAGATCATAAACGAAAGTGTCATTGAGTCTGTTGATTCCCTGAATCCTTTCATGCATGCACGTGGAGTGTCTTTCATGGTTGACAATTGCTCCACAACAGCGCGGTTGGGATCTAGGAAGTGGGCTCCTCGTTTTGATTACAATCTCACCCAGCAAGCACTGGTGGCAGTCGACAATAACCTGCCAATCAATATGGCTCTTATGACCGATTTCGTATGTGATCCTGTCCATGAAGCTATTGAAGTTTGTGCCCGATTGAGACCTACTGTCGACATTTCAGTTCCTGCAGATGCTGACTTTGTCCGTCCCGAGCTCAGACAAACTGTCAACTAA
- the LOC107007069 gene encoding uncharacterized protein LOC107007069, giving the protein MQMVESRFRMKKKSQKMTLEKYVDFIDNKKQFDLTIPNLNEIISIHGFKKSKRQKKVLADAVNTMELIDLRRSTLQEEISSEAFVTLDEAIKDLTNLNWQECCVTSLQTICFSNGVNGSDHCQAKTNATASSIPNIPPPTKKPKVRSVNSCYLE; this is encoded by the exons ATGCAAATGGTGGAAAGTAGATtcagaatgaaaaagaaatcacAGAagatgaccttagagaagtacGTCGATTTCATTGACAACAAGAAGCAATTCGATCTCACTATCCCTAATCTCAATGAG ATCATCAGCATTCACGGGTTCAAGAAAAGCAAGCGTCAAAAG AAAGTCCTGGCGGATGCTGTGAACACAATGGAGTTAATAGACCTGCGACGCTCCACATTACAAGAGGAGATCTCATCAGAAGCTTTCGTTACTCTCGATGAAGCAATCAAAGACCTGACTAATCTCAATTGGCAAGAGTGTTGTGTCACCTCTCTGCAAACCATTTGTTTCTCTAATGGAGTCAATGGCTCAGATCACTGCCAGGCGAAGACTAATGCTACAGCTTCTTCAATCCCAAATATCCCACCACCAACGAAGAAACCAAAGGTTCGATCAGTTAACTCTTGTTACTTGGAATGa
- the LOC107007068 gene encoding 14-3-3 protein 8, with translation MASSKERENLVYIARLAEQAERYDEMVDAMKNVANLDVELTVEERNLLSVGYKNVVGSRRASWRILSSIEQKEDARGNEQNVKRIHGYRQKVESELTDICNNIMTVIDEHLIPSCTAGESTVFYYKMKGDYYRYLAEFKTGDDKKEVSDLSLKAYQTATTTAEAELPITHPIRLGLALNFSVFYYEIMNSPERACQLAKQVFDEAISELDSLNEDNYKDGTLILQLLRDNLTLWTSDIPEDGEEAPKGDAANKVGAGEDAE, from the exons ATGGCTTCATCCAAAGAACGTGAAAACTTGGTATACATCGCCAGGCTTGCTGAGCAAGCTGAACGCTACGATG AGATGGTTGATGCAATGAAGAATGTTGCGAATCTGGATGTTGAACTGACAGTGGAGGAGAGGAATTTGTTATCTGTTGGTTATAAGAATGTGGTGGGATCTAGGAGAGCGTCATGGAGGATCTTGTCTTCCATCGAGCAGAAGGAAGATGCTAGAGGAAATGAGCAGAATGTGAAGCGGATCCACGGGTACCGCCAAAAAGTAGAGTCAGAGCTCACCGACATTTGCAATAATATCATGACTGTGATTGATGAGCATCTGATTCCGTCATGTACTGCTGGTGAATCAACTGTGTTTTACTACAAAAT GAAAGGAGATTATTATCGATATCTTGCAGAGTTCAAAACAGGTGATGACAAGAAAGAAGTTTCTGATCTGTCTTTAAAAGCATATCAG ACGGCTACAACTACTGCAGAAGCTGAATTACCGATAACCCATCCCATTCGGTTGGGTTTGGCTTTAAATTTCTCTGTTTTCTACTATGAGATAATGAACTCCCCTGAAAG GGCTTGCCAATTGGCTAAGCAGGTTTTTGATGAAGCAATATCTGAGCTGGATAGCCTCAATGAGGACAACTATAAAGATGGTACCTTAATTCTGCAGCTTCTGAGGGACAATCTCACCTTGTGGACGTCTGACATTCCAGAGGATGGAG AAGAGGCTCCAAAGGGAGATGCTGCAAACAAAGTGGGTGCAGGCGAGGATGCGGAG TGA
- the LOC107007599 gene encoding LOW QUALITY PROTEIN: protein CONSERVED ONLY IN THE GREEN LINEAGE 160, chloroplastic-like (The sequence of the model RefSeq protein was modified relative to this genomic sequence to represent the inferred CDS: deleted 2 bases in 1 codon): MAVLNCYYLSVTSTATPKSQESASNSSPTDKVILPKKKPMKWSTGDAPGEYGGPPTTTKLRKYWGEDKDPLTSDDFIWNKEFMGRMKKYVQDPQEKDPVSRFSPAKEESSGFLSLNRVMSLDSMEIDLTKKLITPSKPTLDAEVEENKASVSASQKWRPAPTRREQEKWDRAAKAATGGSEVLLRETRRSQEDPNILAAQSEEQYLKLKDKLQLLTLGIGGVGIVSAYVSYSPEIAASYGAGLLGSLMYMRMLGNSVDSLRTDGPKALIKGAVGQPRLLVPVVLVMIYNRWNGILSVEYGLMHLELIPMLVGFFTYKIATFAQAIEEAVTIVGKKTEK, translated from the exons ATGGCTGTTCTAAATTGCTACTACCTCTCAGTGACTTCTACAGCCACACCAAAATCTCAAGAATCTGCAAGCAATTCATCCCCAACA GACAAAGTGATTCTTCCCAAAAAAAAGCCTATGAAATGGTCTACTGGAGATGCACCAGGTGAATATGGAGGACCACCAACTACAACTAAGCTAAGGAAGTATTGGGGTGAGGATAAAGATCCTCTTACCTCTGATGATTTTATTTGGAATAAAGAATTTATGGGTCGTATGAAGAAGTATGTTCAGGACCCTCAAGAAAAGGATCCTGTCTCTCGCTTTTCTCCTGCAAAG GAAGAGTCATCTGGATTTCTTAGCTTAAACAGAGTTATGAGTCTTGACAG TATGGAAATTGACCTAACCAAGAAGCTTATAACCCCTTCAAAACCTACGCTAGATGCTGAAGTCGAGGAAAATAAA GCTAGTGTAAGTGCATCTCAAAAATGGAGACCAGCACCAACACGACGCGAGCAGGAGAAGTGGGATAGGGCTGCAAAGGCTGCAACTGGAGGCAGT GAAGTGTTACTACGAGAAACAAGACGTTCACAAGAGGACCCAAATATTTTGGCTGCTCAGTCAGAGGAGCAGTATCTTAAG TTGAAGGACAAATTACAGTTACTCACCCTTGGGATTGGTGGTGTTGGCATAGTTTCAGCCTATGTCTCTTATTCTCCTGAAATTGCAGCAAG TTATGGTGCTGGACTACTTGGATCGTTGATGTACATGCGTATGTTGGGGAACAGTGTGGATTCTCTAAGGACAGATGGACCCAAAGCGCTTATCAA GGGAGCGGTTGGGCAGCCAAGGCTACTGGTTCCTGTTGTCTTGGTCATGATCTATAACCGGTGGAATGG TATCCTTTCGGTGGAGTATGGACTCATGCACCTCGAGTTGATACCCATGCTAGTGGGGTTCTTCACTTACAAGATTGCAACTTTTGCACAAGCAATTGAAGAGGCAGTGACAATTGTAGGGAAGAAgacagaaaaataa
- the LOC107005954 gene encoding E3 ubiquitin ligase BIG BROTHER-related-like: MSQHDQVPCCCSRTLPPDAALLNRLQHLMPPVDYSFMSHIKLEHSDIGEIEEEEEEELLDEDSMEEDEEEEEEEDEEEEEIVNELEIGMEYDIHVLDQGNHQTSGRRTRTARMQVNTNYIRYNIQVPQSILDDTYTDEIEDEEEEEEEVVEEEDMSEYFEKSTCYVTCVMDIDANEDGEEQDACAICLLEYKEEDNIGTLQCGHEFHAECINKWLQRKKSCPFCRASVLPTNTSLSDIIL; this comes from the coding sequence ATGTCTCAACATGATCAAGTTCCTTGTTGTTGTAGTCGTACATTACCACCTGACGCCGCTCTCTTGAATCGACTACAACACCTCATGCCTCCTGTTGATTATAGTTTCATGTCTCATATTAAGTTAGAACATTCAGATATTggtgaaattgaagaagaagaagaagaagagttgtTGGATGAAGATAGTATGGAAGAAGacgaggaagaggaagaggaagaggacgaggaagaagaagaaatcgtGAATGAGTTAGAAATAGGAATGGAGTATGATATACATGTGCTTGATCAAGGCAATCATCAAACAAGTGGAAGAAGGACTAGAACAGCTCGAATGCAAGTGAATACTAACTACATTCGTTACAATATTCAAGTGCCTCAATCCATTCTTGATGACACCTATACTGATGAAATtgaagacgaagaagaagaagaagaagaggtggttGAGGAAGAAGATATGTCTGAGTATTTTGAAAAAAGTACATGTTATGTTACTTGTGTTATGGACATAGACGCCAACGAAGATGGTGAGGAACAAGATGCATGTGCTATCTGCTTGCTTGAATATAAAGAGGAAGATAACATTGGCACACTTCAATGTGGCCATGAATTTCATGCTGAATGCATAAACAAATGGTTGCAGAGGAAAAAATCATGTCCTTTTTGTAGAGCTTCAGTATTGCCCACAAACACATCACTGTCTGACATTATTCTGTAA